The following are from one region of the Halococcus sediminicola genome:
- a CDS encoding DUF4396 domain-containing protein: SRVWMAFAGVRTSGLRGGEALITDVLFWLALAFSLSIGFLVAWPVNVGLVNFGVKEGMSDPSQMD, from the coding sequence CCTCGCGCGTGTGGATGGCGTTCGCCGGCGTGCGTACGTCCGGTCTTCGGGGTGGCGAGGCGCTGATAACCGACGTACTCTTTTGGCTGGCACTTGCGTTCTCGCTGTCGATTGGCTTCCTCGTCGCGTGGCCGGTGAACGTCGGTCTCGTGAACTTCGGCGTCAAAGAGGGGATGAGCGACCCCTCACAGATGGACTGA